Sequence from the Clostridia bacterium genome:
GCATAGGTAGGCCTAGCACGTATTCGCCGATAATAAATACTATTTTAACAAGAGGATATGTAGAACGGGAGGAAAGATATCTAAAACCAACAGAGCTGGGTACTATCGTCAATGATATTATGAAGGAATACTTCAAAGATATTGTAGATGTTCAATTTACGGCAAATATGGAGCAAGATTTAGACTTTATTGAAGAAGGTCAAAAAAACTGGAATGAAGTATTAGAGGAATTTTATCAGCCTTTTAGCGATTCTTTAAAGAATGCAGAAGAACAGATGGAGAAAATAGAGATAAAAGAAGAGGTTTCCAAAGAAAAATGTGAAAAATGCGGTAAAAATTTAGTTGTAAAACAAGGGAGATACGGGAAATTCTTAGCCTGCCCGGGTTTTCCTGAATGCAGATTTACGAAGCCTTTGGTGCAGGAACTAAATGTAAAATGTCCTAAATGTGGTTCTAATGTGGTAGTTAAAAAGACAAAAAAGGGTAGAAGATTTTATGGATGTAAAAATTATCCGGATTGCGATTTTGTATCTTGGAATGAACCAGTAGAAAAAAAGTGTCCAGAATGTGGAGGAATGATGGTGAAGAACAAAAGCAGGAAAAGCAAGGGCAAACTTAAATGTACAAATGATGATTGTGGATACACAGAAAAATTATAATGAAGGTGAATCAATGGAAAAACGAGTACTAATAATCGGAGCCGGTTTAGCCGGGTCAGAAGCTGCATGGCAGCTCGCGAAAAGAGGGGTAGATGTTACTCTTGTTGAAATGCGGGGGATCAAGACTACTCCTGCACATAAGACAGATTTGTTTTCTGAACTTGTTTGCAGCAATTCATTGGGTTCAGATAGGCTGGAAAATGCTTCAGGATTATTAAAAGATGAGATGAGGATGCTAGACTCGATAATCTTAAAAGCTGCGGATTCAAACAGAATCCCGGCAGGTGATGCATTGGCGGTGGATAGGACGAATTTTTCAAGACAAATCACAGATATTTTGTCAAACAATAATAATATAAGCATAACAAATAAAGAGATGCGCCAAATACCTGAAGATGAAAATGTAATAATTGCTACAGGACCTTTAACATCAGATTCATTAGTGGATAACATAATTGAGCTTACTGGGGAAAAATGCCTCTATTTTTTTGATGCTGCTGCTCCAGTTATTACAAGGGATTCTATTGATTTTGAGAAGGCATTTTGGGGATCGAGATATAATAGGGGCGATGATTATATCAATTGTCCAATGAATGAAAAAGAGTATGAAAAATTTTGGACTGAGCTGGTAAATGCAGAAACAGCAAAATTAAGAGATTTTGAGAAACCTTCAGTGTTTGAAGGCTGTATGCCGGTGGAAGTAATGGCTAAAAGAGGCGATAAAACATTGTTGTTTGGCCCGCTAAAGCCTGTGGGTTTTGAATATCGCTTTAAGGATGATAAACCACCACACGCTATAGTACAACTCAGGCGAGATAATATAGAAGGCACTCTTTTTAATATGGTAGGTTTTCAGACAAATCTAAAATGGGGTGAGCAAAAGAGAGTGTTCCGTTTGATACCGGGGTTAGAGAATGCTGAATTTGTTAGATATGGGGTTATGCATAGGAACACATTTATAGATTCTCCCCGTTTACTTAAACCTACAATGCAGATGAAGACAGACGATAATATATTTTTTGCAGGCCAGCTGACAGGGGTGGAAGGGTATGTAGAATCTGCTGCAAGTGGTTTAGTTGCCGGGATAAATATGTATCGATTTATACATCATAAGGCTCCTATAATATTTCCAAAAGAGACTGGAATAGGTGCCCTTTGTGGATATATTACTGATCCACATTTGCTTGATTTTCAGCCTATGAATATTAACTTTGGGATACTTCCCAGTCCAAATAAAAAGATAAGGGATAAAAAAAATAGGCGTATACAGGTTTCACGTAATTCATTGTTTGTATTGAGTGAATTTATCAATCAATTGGATTAAATTATTGATTAAAAAAAACATATATGATAATATTGATATGTTCTGTATCGCACATATATTAACTGGAGGTACTATTTCGATGTTTAGAGGTACTACTATTGTAGCTGTCCGTAAAGGACAGAATGTAGTTGTGGCAGGAGATGGACAGGTCACTTTTGGGCAAAATACCATACTAAAGCATGGCGCAAAAAAGGTAAGGAAAGTATATAATAATCGTGTGATAGTAGGCTTTGCAGGTTCAG
This genomic interval carries:
- the trmFO gene encoding methylenetetrahydrofolate--tRNA-(uracil(54)-C(5))-methyltransferase (FADH(2)-oxidizing) TrmFO, translating into MEKRVLIIGAGLAGSEAAWQLAKRGVDVTLVEMRGIKTTPAHKTDLFSELVCSNSLGSDRLENASGLLKDEMRMLDSIILKAADSNRIPAGDALAVDRTNFSRQITDILSNNNNISITNKEMRQIPEDENVIIATGPLTSDSLVDNIIELTGEKCLYFFDAAAPVITRDSIDFEKAFWGSRYNRGDDYINCPMNEKEYEKFWTELVNAETAKLRDFEKPSVFEGCMPVEVMAKRGDKTLLFGPLKPVGFEYRFKDDKPPHAIVQLRRDNIEGTLFNMVGFQTNLKWGEQKRVFRLIPGLENAEFVRYGVMHRNTFIDSPRLLKPTMQMKTDDNIFFAGQLTGVEGYVESAASGLVAGINMYRFIHHKAPIIFPKETGIGALCGYITDPHLLDFQPMNINFGILPSPNKKIRDKKNRRIQVSRNSLFVLSEFINQLD